The sequence CTCCTTCAGCCACAGCTTCTTCTACAGAAAGTTTCTTGTTGTTCACTGGGTCGATGACAAAGCCAGTGGCAGCTTGGGCCTCCAGTAGAACCAGAGAAGTGCCCGGGGTCAGCAGGCCTTTGTTTTTGGCTTGATAGATACTCATGGTCTCTTTGGTGGACTGGAGGTACACCCCTGCAATGCTGTTAGTTCCCTCCAAGTACTTACGCACCGACTCCAATTCACTTACTTCCGTCACTGTGACTTTTCCGGCACTTAGATCTTTAAAGAGTTCCTCATTGATGACTTTTGATTCGAGCAGCTCCGTAGCAGTGACATCCTTTCTGATTCCGTGGAACGTTTGGACTTCACTTGTCTCTGTGATCGTAGTGGTGATGGTAGTTTTTGTTGTGCCGCTGTCCACTTTTGTTTCTGGCGGTTGGCATGTGACAGTTGATGACGATGAGGTTGTTGTGGTCTGTTGCTGAATGATTGTGAGGATGATTTCCAAGAAGCGTTCAATTGTGATTGATCCAGATTTGTACTGTTGCACAagctctctcctcttctcctctgtgatgTATCTGGAGTAGAGCAGATCCCACAGAGACACTGTTGTTCCTTGATATTTTCCCccagctctgtttgttgttgtcgaTTTCAGAATGAGTTTCGTTGCTTCatcaacaaagaaataaaattcaccTTTCTTCGCAATGACCAGTAAGCTAAGGCCTGTGATGGGATCTGTGACACACCTCTCAATCAGCTGGAGATAGGTGAGGTTCTCTTGAGTGTTGGGATCAAAGAAGCCTTTGGTGTCATCATCTGGGTCAGACAGAATCTGGTTCATTTCCTCATCAAAGTAACCTCTTTGGTATGCCACCTGTACAGGcactctgtgactgtgcacTGGGTCGATTATGCCCCCAGTGGCGATTTGTGCTTCAAGGAGACGGATTCCATGATCTTTGACAATGAGATCTTTTTTCAAGGCCTGGAACAGAGatattgtgtttcctgtgtagGGATCTTTGTATCCAGTAACTGCTCTTTCTGCtgaaagcagtttgtttttccactcactACAGACCACTCCTTCAGCCACAGCTTCTTCTACAGAAAGTTTCTTGTTGTTCACTGGGTCGATGACAAAGCCAGTGGCAGCTTGGGCCTCCAGTAGAACCAGAGAAGTGCCCGGGGTCAGCAGGCCTTTGTTTTTGGCTTGATAGATACTCATGGTCTCTTTGGTGGACTGGAGGTACACCCCTGCAATGCTGTTAGTTCCCTCCAAGTACTTACGCACTGACTCCAATTCACTTACTTCCGTCACTGTGACTTTTCCGGCACTTAGATCTTTAAAGAGTTCCTCATTGATGACTTTTGATTCGAGCAGCTCCGTAGCAGTGACATCCTTTCTGATTCCATGGAACGTTTGGACTTCACTTGTCTCTGTGATCGTAGTGGTGATGGTAGTTTTTGTTGTGCCGCTGTCCACTTTTGTTTCTGGTGGTTGGCATGTGACAGTTGATGACAATGAGGTTGTTGTGGTCTGTTGCTGAATGATGGTGAGGATGATTTCCAAGAAGCGTTCAATTGTGATTGATCCAGATTTGTACTGTTGCACAagctctctcctcttctcctctgtgatgTATCTGGAGTAGAGCAGATCCCACAGAGACACTGTTGTTCCTTGATATATTCCTccagctctgtttgttgttgttgatttcaGAATGAGTTTCGTTGCCTCATCAATGAAGAAATAGAACTCACCTCTCTTCACGACGGACAGCAGGCTAAGGCCTGTCATTGGATCTGTGACACACCTCTCAATCAGCTGGAGATAGGTGAGGTTCTCTTGAGTGTTGGGATCAAAGAAGCCTTTGGTGTCATCATCTGGGTCAGACAGAATCTGGTTCATTTCCTCATCAAAGTAACCTCTTTGGTATGCCACCTGTACAGGcactctgtgactgtgcacTGGGTCGATTATGCCCCCAGTGGCGATTTGTGCTTCAAGGAGACGGATTCCATGATCTTTGACAATGAGATCTTTTTTCAAGGCCTGAAACAGAGatattgtgtttcctgtgtagGGATCTTTGTATCCAGTAACTGCTCTTTCTGCtgaaagcagtttgtttttccactcgCTGCCAACCACCCCTTGAGCCGCAGCTTCTTCTACAGAAAGTTTCTTGTTGTTCACTGGGTCGATGACAAAGCCAGTGGCAGCTTGGGcctccagcagaaccagagaagTGCCCGGGGTCAGCAGACCCTTGGTTTTGGCTTCGTAGATGCTCATGACTTTCTTTGTAGATTCAACTCTCACACCTGCTATACAGTTTGTAGCTCCAAGATACTTTTGAATTGATTCcattttgttaactttttctTCAGTTACTTCTCCTTGTATAATCTGTGTGAAAAGCTCCTTTGAGATAATCTTTGATTCATACAGCTCACTGGCTGAAACCTGCTTTCTTAGTCCtttaaactttctttctttggaTGATACCTCTGTAATGATAACAGTGAGTATTTCAATGATCTCCTCTATTTTCATGGTTCCTGTCTTGTATTGTTGTATGAGCTgctcccttttttgttttgatatgtaCTCAGACAGCAACACTTCCCACAATGTCACAtccttgtttttaaattttcctgCATTCATTgcaatagttttgtttttgaatgtaaGCTCTATTTTCTCATCTGTGTGAAATGCATGGGATTCTTCATGCAGGGGTAGAAGAAGTAGTCCAGTTTTAGGATCTTTTTCACATCGTTCAATGAGCTGAAGGTAAGAGAGTTTTTCTTTAGTGTTAGGATCAAAAAATCCCCTTGCATCATCAGTGGGGTTCAACAGAAGTTTGCTCATTTCTTCATCGAGACACCCCGTTTTTATAGCAACATGAACAGGCAGTCTGTGACTTTTATTTGGGTCAATTATTCCTCCAGTTGCTATCTGTACCTCAAGAAGACGAATGCCATCATTTCTTTGAATCAGCTGTTCATTCATGGCTTCAAACAGTGATATTGATGCATCTGTGTATGGGTCTTTATAGCCAGTTACAGCTCGTTCAGCTGAGATAAGTTGTTCATGTATGTCTGGTCCAATTAATTTCTCTCTTGCTGCCTCATCAACAGCATAGAACTTGTTTTTGATAGGATCAATGATCCATCCTGTTGCAGCTTGTGCCTCAAGCAGTTCAAGTGCAATGCCAGGTGTCAGAAGATCTTGCTTTTTTGCATCATATATGCTCATTACTTTCTGGGATGGGTAGAGCTTAATTCCAGCAATGCTTCCTGTTCCCTTCAGGTATCCTCTTACAAGTTCTTGTTGGGTTACTTCTTCAAAAGTGACTTTTCCCTCTTTCACCTGTTTGAATGTATCTGCATTAATGACATCAGAATCCAGTAATTGCCGTGCAGAAACAAGCTTTCGCAGGCCCATTATCATTATGGGAGTTTCACTCTTCTCCAGTTTTTCAATGGTGGAAATCACTAATGTGATCAGGGTTTCAGTGCCAATCTTCCCCATTCTATATTTTTCAATGAGTTCAAGCCGTTGATCTTCAGTGAAGTACCCAGAGTGAATCAAGTCCCAAAGAGAAACTGATTTACCCAAGTAATGTCCCACTGATATGCTCACAACTGACTTTTCAAACTCCTGCCTTATCTCTGTGTCTGTATACATTTTTGCCTTTGTTCCTTTGGCTTTTGGTGTGTCATTCAATGGCAAGAGACACAGTCCTGTTTCCTTATCTTTGACACATCTACCCAACATCTCCATGTATGTCAGATTTTCTTGTGTCCTTGGGTCAAAAAAGCCCTTTGTGTCATCAGTTGGGTCTGATAGGATTTGATTAAGTTCTGCATCAAAATATCCTTTCCTGTATGCAACTTCAAGGGGTAAGTGAAGACACTTTAAGGGATCAATGATGCCACCTGTAGCAATCTGGGCCTCAAGTAAACGGATTCCATGTTGCTTGACAATGAGATCCTTTTTCAATGCTTGGAAAAGGGAGATCTTTTGATTGGTGTATGGATCTATGTAACCAGTCACAGCCCTCTCTGCAGACACAAGCTTTTCATACATCTGTGGACCGATTACCTTTTCTTTGAGGGCTTGTTCCACTGTaagttttctgcttttcacagGGTCAACAATGAACCCTGTGGCTGCTTGTGCTTCAAGGAGGCAAAGGGCAGTGCCGGGAGTGAGAATGCCAATTCTCTGTGCCTCATAGATGCTTAGCTTCTGATTTGAGGATTGCAGTATCACCCCAGCCACAGAACTTTTCCCTTGTAGGTAAGATCTCACACTGTCCATTTTCATCACATCAGTGCTTGTCATCTTTCCGTCGATCAAACTGTTGTATGTTTTTTCATCCACAACTTCAAGCTCCAAAAGATCCACAACAGAGATATTTCCTCTGAGTCCTTCAAAGTTCAGCCCGGCTTGCTGTTTTATCTCCTTGCTCTCAATGATTTCTAAAATGGTGACAGTTAGTTGCTCaattgtgattttctttgtcttgaagAGCTTGAAAAACTCTCTTCGTTTGTCCTCGGACAGATACTCTGAATTGATAAGATCCCACAGTGTTGTGTGCTTTCCCTTGAACCTGCCATATTTAACagaaactgttgttgttttgaatgtttcCCTGATATTATCATCAATGTTAAATCTGttacttttgcttttgattGGCAAGAGGCACAGACCTGTACTGGGATCTGTGACACATCGGGCCATGAGCTGCAAGTATGTCAGATTCTCATTGGTGTTGGGGTCAAAGAATCCTTTGGTGTCATCACTTGGATCATTCAGAATTTGATTCATTTCCTCATTGAAGTATCCCCTTTTATAGGCCACATGGACAGGAATGCGATGACTGTTCACTGGGTCAATGATCCCACCAGTGGCAATTTGTGCTTCCAGGAGTCGAATTCCATGGTCTTTCAGGATGAGATCTTTTTGCATGGCTTGGAACAAAGAGATTATTTTGCCATCATATGGATCTTTATAGCCAGTGACTGCTTTTTCTGCTGAGCGTAGCTTTTGACATATATCAGGCCCCACGATCTTTGCTTTGACTGCATCATCCACTGAAAACTTGCGGTTTCCAATAGGGTCAATAATGAACCCTGTTGCTGCCTGTGCTTCAAGGAGAACCAGAGCAGTTCCTGGCATCAGCTTTCCTTTTTGTCTGGCCTGGTAGATCGTCATGATTTGAGAATCAGGAAGCAAAATACCTGCAATGCTGTCTTTCCCCTGTAGGTAAACTTGTACATTTTCATCTTCTGTCACTTCCTTCACAgacttttttccctttctcagATCCTCCAGGACCTCCTCACTAATGATATCGGCCTCCACAAGCTGTTTGGCTGTGACACTTTCTCTGATACCTTCAAAAACCACTTGAGTTGTTTTGACAGACCTTTCTATGACTTCTAGAACTGTTGTGATGATCTTCTTGATACTGAGCTTCCCTTCTCTGTATTTTTGAATGATGTCTCTCCTCTGATGTTCATCAAAGTATTCTGACATCAGGAGTTCCCACAGAGATACTGTCATTCCTGTGTACTTCCCATATGTCACCTTAACCTTCTCCTCTTTGAAGACCATTTTGGTTTGGTAGTCAATGAATTTAAAATTCAGCCTCTCTGACTTAttgaggagagggaggaggcacAGCCCAGTGATGGGATCAATGACACACCTTTCCATCAGTTGAAGATAAGTTagattttcctctgtgtttggaTCAAAAAATCCTTTTGTGTCATCCCCTGAATCCTCTAGTATTCTGttcatttcttcattaaaaTAACCTCTCTTGAAGGCCACTTCTGTGGGAAGTCTGTGGCTGTTGATTGGGTCTATTATGCCACCTGTAGCGATTTGTGCCTCAAGGAGGCGGATCCCATGTTCCTTAACAATCAAGTCTTTTGACAGTGCTTGAAACAGGGATATAGTTTCACCTGTGTATGGGTCTTTGTATCCAGTAACTGCCCGCTCCGCAGAACGCAGCTTTGCGTGATATTCTGGGCCAaaaagtttgtgtttgatgGCCTCATCCACGgtgaactttttgttttcaacagGATCAATCATGAATCCGGTTGCAGCTTGTGCCTCCAGTAGAACTAGTGCTGTTCCAGGCATCAGGATGCCTTGCCTCATGGCTTGATAAATGCTCATTCTCTCATCTGATGAGAGTACAGCAATGCCTGCAATACTGCCTTTACCCTCCAGGTATTCTTTCACTGTTTCCATCAACAACACATCCTGTGTTGTGGTGTTTCCCTTCTGTAGATCATCAAAGGTTTCTTTGTCAATGATCTTTGATTCAAGGAGTTCAGTGGAGGAAATACCTCTTCGCAGACCTTTGAAGGTGACGCAAATTGGAAGCAGCAATAGGCCTGTGTCAGGGTCCTCAGTGCATTTCTCCAAGAGGTTTTGGTATTTAAGGTTCTCTTGTGAGCTTGGATTGTAGTACACTTTGAGCTCTGACATCTCATTATTGAGCAAGCCTTTTTCATAGTAGCCCTTTTGAATTGCAGATTCAAGTGAAATATTTGTCTTCTCGACAGGATCAAACAGGCCTTGTGTGGCTATCTGTGCTTCCAGAAGCCTCAGTCCATAAACTTGTGGGACTAAATCTTTTTGCATAGCTTGGAACAGAGATATTATTTGGTTGGTATAGGGGTCTACATAACCACTTACAGCTTTCTCTGCTGTGAGgagtttttctttcatctctggTCCAACTATTCCCTCTTTAACAGCATCTGCAACAGGAAGTATTCTGTTGTTTATTGGGTCTATGATGCCCACTGTGGCTGCTTGTGCTTCAAGCAAGGCTAATGCTGTTCCTGGCTTAAGAAGACGTTTTTTCATGGCTTGGTATATTGTTATCTTCTCCTTTGTCTTCTCCAGAAATATGCCAGCCACGGGTCTGTGGAATTCTGCATTGCCATTTTGCTTCACATCAGTATCTTGACTGATGGAGTCCATCTTGTCCTAAAGAACTGTATTACAGAGACATTAGCTGTAATAGCTATAGTGTATGCATCATCTTTaagtaacattaaaaaagatATTCATGTCCACCGTAACATTTTATAGAAGTGGAGATACCTCTTACCAAGAGCGTATGCACAGTGTTGAAAGTATATGCAGTGTTTTATAATACAGACATATTCTACAGATCCTACATTTATGAATTTCATAATGttatagtttgtttgtttgctagGGGAGTTGATTCAGCTGTAATTTAAGTATTAAGTAATTTAAGGTGCTGtgaactgtgttgtgttgcacTGAGAGGTGCTTCTGATTTGCATAAATAAGGGTAGTCTGTATTGAAAACACCACATTATCACACAATACTTTTAAACAGCACAGTTAATTATGGCTTccaaaatgaccacaaatgtTAAATTAAGTACATCTGCTCAGAACCCAGCACCTCAGTTTCAACAAAACTGATATATAACCTTGATAAAGGTGAAATTCTTTCTATTTGCTATTTGGTATGTCCATGCTACTAGTATTCAGACTTTTTCTGAATAAGATGTGTTACTAAGTTTTCAAAATGGTTTTACTTCACAATTCTAGCTCTTCTATTTCTTTCACTAAGAGAGACCACAGTGGGAATTTTTTTACATTATCTTTCAGTTGCTTCTACCTTGTGAAGTAAATTTCTAAATCTAaattagtgtatgtgtgtatgtattatgtatgtgtgtattccAAATAATGAACTAAAGCCTTTAAATCACTAGTCtgatacatttttacattacatgtgTATGGTCTGTCTTCGACCTTTGTATTGAACCTTTCAGTTTCCTTATGAATCTAGGTATTGGCTCACATTAATCCACAATCCAGGATTAGGATCCAAGGTATCCAGACTTTTAAGGTCAGAGCCCTGGGGTTTGAAACTCCGTCCCTGTAGAGATAAGACaagcaaaatatgttttgttgaACAAATATCCTCCTCAAAAGCATATTTATGATATGAGGTTATGATTATTTTATggtacatttcttttttaaaaaaaatagtgtaaaGTGTAGTATGGGTAAAACACTCACTTAACACGTATCATGTCCCTGCTAAGATCAGAAATGAACTCTTTGCTCCTGAAGGAAATATCTGGCTATTTAAATACTAAAGGtgccactgtgttcaccagctatcTGCTAACTTTGTCTATCTGCTGTGTAGTTCTGAGCAGGTTCTTTGCATTGGGCTTGTCAGAGCTTTCATCCATTGTTAATATGGACATATTAATTATAGCTGCTATAACTATAGCTTTTGAAAGCTGAAGAGGGAAAAGTCGGGCTTTTGGGTACTACATTCTTCTGCAGTGGCTCAGTGAAGTGAAGTTCAATCTAAATCTAACTTTAGAATTTATggaatttttctgttttgaaaatatgaaaagattgAACACGGTCGATAGTAGAAGATACAGTATAGTAGTTTAATATTACTTTTCAGTactgttaaatgaaaacatataaagAAGTGGTAAGAGGAATACTGTTTTCCATAAACCACTGACTTTTTCCATCCTATCTGCTGATCGGTTggtagctgtgtgtgttttatgtgactGCTGATGTCATTGCTGCCAGTGGAAATGAATTGCTCTCAGAAAAAAGGGTGTGGAGGGTTCACTAACGTGGACAAGGTTCtattctgtattttattatttccacATGTTCTCACTCACTGTGGGGGAGTTTGTCAGAAGATGACTTTGATTAGCTTACTGCTTGAGATTGAagtgaagtttgtttttaactgtgtgAGCAGCACTCTCCTGTCATTTGTAATCTGAGTGGACTAAAGGAGAGTTCATTTCTTCACTATACGCAATGCAAAACACTGTGAGGTTACCATCTTGCAGTTACGACACACGATGGTTATGTGAACCTGCAGGCCAAACCTCTGCTCATTCAAAAAGTAGACTGAAGCCTGTCTGTTtgtacaacagcagcagttgttCCGTGCTGCAGTATCTCTGCCTGAAACTGCCTGGTTTGCTGTTTGAGACTGACACCcactttgtaaatgttttaaaaagatgttGAGCATTTGCTTTAGATTTATTACATGGAGTAAATTTGCTTATCGTACTGTAAAGGCAAATACATTCACTGCATGAAGCTGCCACTCAAGAGGTACCACACATTGTTAACATACTGTAGCTTTACTGTTTATTGTACAAAGGTGTTAGGTACTTAGTCAAACTCACTCCCCTGCCCCAGAGGAGAGCCAGTTTAGTTTTCTATAAGTTAACGCTTGATGTTAATTTGATGTTAATCTCTGACATTGAATAttgaactaaaacaaaatacatactTAAAGGTGGTGTTATGCTGGACTACATTATGTTAGAAATTGAAATACCTCACATATTTCTATTTATCTGTCCTTCCAATTTACATGATTGAGGGAGTAGGATAGTAGAAACACCTCTGAATATAATGCAGACCAGTACAACACAATCATTCACTATAACCCAAATGCTAAAGCATAGTTTACTTAACAGCTCTGCAATCATGTAAAACCAAACTGAACTTTAGAGGCATCATAAAAGTGAATTGCATTAGATTGTGCAGGTGTAGCTAATAAAGTGAAACTCTAATAAGGGCTGCATGACGAATCTGCTCATTATGTTCTTGTTTGGTCCATGAAATATCGGAAAAGTGATAAGTGAAAAGCTCTTATGAGTTCTTAGAGCTCCTTGTGACGTCTTCAGATTCTGCCTGTGTATTTCCTTGTGTAGTGTAATAGTAAAGAAGGGAGAGCAGTGAATGTAAgaaggtgaggtgaggtgaggtaATGTTTTTTGCTTGTAAAATGACTCAGACAACTTCTCTAACAAGCAAACAATTGGATTAATTTTCTGTCGGTCAACTAAGTCTAATGATACCATGATGACTTAATGGGTCATGCAAGCGTTAAATAACATCAGcagtttcattcattctttcagcCTACTGAGAAAATCCAGCTGACTTTGGTATCGAGATGCGtcattttcattataaattGCATTTTAGACCGTAgaaaaaggcttttattttcGTATGGATTACAAAGTGAAACCAATACACTGACACTGATTTCCTGGAAAAGTCAAAGTTTGACATGTCTTGACTTTGATATGTCTTAAAGGCAAATTACCATTACACCCACTTGTCTGAATGAGTTATGAGGCCTCTAACTGTAGCTTAAACTTAGCCAAGAATCTGTCTGAAAGACAGGAATTCATTGGTGACGGCCATGTaaacctgttgtttttgtgccttgaagaaaagaaaattctaTACCAAGATTCACACCATAACACCTGTCTGCTCTCACCTTTGGGTTGTAAGCGTGCACGTCCCATTGCATCTTATAAAACTCACGTCTTTATCTCTGCAGTGCTTGCCTGACACATTCTCAGCAATAGAAAACGTTGCTGGAATGCCTTATCAGTTATGGTTGCATAATAGTTTCTGTAATTGTGCAAAAATTCAGGATTATCGTTATGTGTGTCAACGGCCCAGAGGGTGATGTAGACGCAGTGTTCAGACTTGTCAAAGTCTTAACAGTGACTTACAGACCTACTTTGCACAGAACGTTATTTTAACAAGTGTGGTCAACAGTAACCAGAGTGGAATGTTTGGTTTCCCTTTTAATCAGAAGGGTGTTGGTTGATGGTACAGGACACATTTCACTTATCCTTTTGAAGCACTACTTTGTGTGAGCCACACAAAAGACAATGAGCTGAAGTTTAAATGTGGTTTTTGGATTAGACAACACTTGAAAGAATGAGCTTTTCCTTGCAGGGATCTTTTCTTTTAGAGCATAGAGAAAGATCTAATATATTACTGAATCACTAGTAATATAAAATCTCCTCTTACCTGAAGTTTCTACAGTGCACAAAGTCCCACTCTGGGCAGCAGCTGGTTGGAAGTCTTAGCTGGTATGAGAACCACTGGGATTTTAAATGCTCCCAACATCTCAGACGTACTCCTCTGTGCTCGCCGGTCAGATATACAACAGGTCCAGCTGTTAAGTCCCTCCCTTCCTGAGGAgcagcctcctctcctcagAGTGAGAGGGAGTAACGTCTGGTGATCTCTGCACTGAGCTCAGGAAGCCAGGAATTCCTGTAGACTCCCTAAGAGCATGTCCATTGTCCTGTTAAAGAATAACAACAAGCAAATGGAACCTTTCCAACTGTACTGTAGGTGAGCATATTGATTAAAATGGCTGGTCTATTTTATATGTATGCATTAGTTTCTTAAAGATTATTTTGGTCAAACACAAAGATCTTCAAGCCACATTGTCTTTTATTGATGTATAGTAAATGATTTATCTTTTTTGCAGTGTACATACTGAAAGTGAGCAGAGTTGTAGATGTTTATCTTCCTTATCTACAGAGCCAGGTTTTAACAAGCAGGGCCGGATGCCATGCGATCAGAAAGAGCTTTGTCTTGGTGTGTGAACATCCTTCAGGTTTGGCAGGTTTTCAGATGTGAATAACAGAGACTCAACGGGTTGTTTTGCGTCACAAAACAGACAACCTATACAGAAAACAGCTGTGATTAGCTGCATAAACCAGATGCAAGGACATTAGTCACATTGTGATAATGACGCTGAACTCTTACGGGTGTGAACAGTTAGGAGACATTTTCTCATCTGAAAGCAATAACAGATGATCATGAATTTTACTTCAATGAAGAACATTTGcaactgaacaaaaatattcatttaaaaaacaagaaaaaactgGGCCATGGGCCATGCGGGGGGTGCTTTAATGAAATACCTtgaaaatcaattaattttgCATTATGA comes from Scatophagus argus isolate fScaArg1 chromosome 17, fScaArg1.pri, whole genome shotgun sequence and encodes:
- the eppk1 gene encoding epiplakin, with protein sequence MDSISQDTDVKQNGNAEFHRPVAGIFLEKTKEKITIYQAMKKRLLKPGTALALLEAQAATVGIIDPINNRILPVADAVKEGIVGPEMKEKLLTAEKAVSGYVDPYTNQIISLFQAMQKDLVPQVYGLRLLEAQIATQGLFDPVEKTNISLESAIQKGYYEKGLLNNEMSELKVYYNPSSQENLKYQNLLEKCTEDPDTGLLLLPICVTFKGLRRGISSTELLESKIIDKETFDDLQKGNTTTQDVLLMETVKEYLEGKGSIAGIAVLSSDERMSIYQAMRQGILMPGTALVLLEAQAATGFMIDPVENKKFTVDEAIKHKLFGPEYHAKLRSAERAVTGYKDPYTGETISLFQALSKDLIVKEHGIRLLEAQIATGGIIDPINSHRLPTEVAFKRGYFNEEMNRILEDSGDDTKGFFDPNTEENLTYLQLMERCVIDPITGLCLLPLLNKSERLNFKFIDYQTKMVFKEEKVKVTYGKYTGMTVSLWELLMSEYFDEHQRRDIIQKYREGKLSIKKIITTVLEVIERSVKTTQVVFEGIRESVTAKQLVEADIISEEVLEDLRKGKKSVKEVTEDENVQVYLQGKDSIAGILLPDSQIMTIYQARQKGKLMPGTALVLLEAQAATGFIIDPIGNRKFSVDDAVKAKIVGPDICQKLRSAEKAVTGYKDPYDGKIISLFQAMQKDLILKDHGIRLLEAQIATGGIIDPVNSHRIPVHVAYKRGYFNEEMNQILNDPSDDTKGFFDPNTNENLTYLQLMARCVTDPSTGLCLLPIKSKSNRFNIDDNIRETFKTTTVSVKYGRFKGKHTTLWDLINSEYLSEDKRREFFKLFKTKKITIEQLTVTILEIIESKEIKQQAGLNFEGLRGNISVVDLLELEVVDEKTYNSLIDGKMTSTDVMKMDSVRSYLQGKSSVAGVILQSSNQKLSIYEAQRIGILTPGTALCLLEAQAATGFIVDPVKSRKLTVEQALKEKVIGPQMYEKLVSAERAVTGYIDPYTNQKISLFQALKKDLIVKQHGIRLLEAQIATGGIIDPLKCLHLPLEVAYRKGYFDAELNQILSDPTDDTKGFFDPRTQENLTYMEMLGRCVKDKETGLCLLPLNDTPKAKGTKAKMYTDTEIRQEFEKSVVSISVGHYLGKSVSLWDLIHSGYFTEDQRLELIEKYRMGKIGTETLITLVISTIEKLEKSETPIMIMGLRKLVSARQLLDSDVINADTFKQVKEGKVTFEEVTQQELVRGYLKGTGSIAGIKLYPSQKVMSIYDAKKQDLLTPGIALELLEAQAATGWIIDPIKNKFYAVDEAAREKLIGPDIHEQLISAERAVTGYKDPYTDASISLFEAMNEQLIQRNDGIRLLEVQIATGGIIDPNKSHRLPVHVAIKTGCLDEEMSKLLLNPTDDARGFFDPNTKEKLSYLQLIERCEKDPKTGLLLLPLHEESHAFHTDEKIELTFKNKTIAMNAGKFKNKDVTLWEVLLSEYISKQKREQLIQQYKTGTMKIEEIIEILTVIITEVSSKERKFKGLRKQVSASELYESKIISKELFTQIIQGEVTEEKVNKMESIQKYLGATNCIAGVRVESTKKVMSIYEAKTKGLLTPGTSLVLLEAQAATGFVIDPVNNKKLSVEEAAAQGVVGSEWKNKLLSAERAVTGYKDPYTGNTISLFQALKKDLIVKDHGIRLLEAQIATGGIIDPVHSHRVPVQVAYQRGYFDEEMNQILSDPDDDTKGFFDPNTQENLTYLQLIERCVTDPMTGLSLLSVVKRGEFYFFIDEATKLILKSTTTNRAGGIYQGTTVSLWDLLYSRYITEEKRRELVQQYKSGSITIERFLEIILTIIQQQTTTTSLSSTVTCQPPETKVDSGTTKTTITTTITETSEVQTFHGIRKDVTATELLESKVINEELFKDLSAGKVTVTEVSELESVRKYLEGTNSIAGVYLQSTKETMSIYQAKNKGLLTPGTSLVLLEAQAATGFVIDPVNNKKLSVEEAVAEGVVCSEWKNKLLSAERAVTGYKDPYTGNTISLFQALKKDLIVKDHGIRLLEAQIATGGIIDPVHSHRVPVQVAYQRGYFDEEMNQILSDPDDDTKGFFDPNTQENLTYLQLIERCVTDPITGLSLLVIAKKGEFYFFVDEATKLILKSTTTNRAGGKYQGTTVSLWDLLYSRYITEEKRRELVQQYKSGSITIERFLEIILTIIQQQTTTTSSSSTVTCQPPETKVDSGTTKTTITTTITETSEVQTFHGIRKDVTATELLESKVINEELFKDLSAGKVTVTEVSELESVRKYLEGTNSIAGVYLQSTKETMSIYQAKNKGLLTPGTSLVLLEAQAATGFVIDPVNNKKLSVEEAVAEGVVCSEWKNKLLSAERAVTGYKDPYTGNTISLFQALKKDLIVKDHGIRLLEAQIATGGIIDPVHSHRVPVQVAYQRGYFDEEMNQILSDPDDDTKGFFDPNTQENLTYLQLIERCVTDPITGLSLLVIAKKGEFYFFVDEATKLILKSTTTNRAGGKYQGTTVSLWDLLYSRYITEEKRRELVQQYKSGSITIERFLEIILTIIQQQTTTTSSSSTVTCQPPETKVDSGTTKTTITTTITETSEVQTFHGIRKDVTATELLESKVINEELFKDLSAGKVTVTEVSELESVRKYLEGTNSIAGVYLQSTKETMSIYQAKNKGLLTPGTSLVLLEAQAATGFVIDPVNNKKLSVEEAAAQGVVGSEWKNKLLSAERAVTGYKDPYTGNTISLFQALKKDLIVKDHGIRLLEAQIATGGIIDPVHSHRVPVQVAYERGYFDEEMNQILSDPDDDTKGFFDPNTQENLTYLQLIERCVTDPITGLSLLVIAKKGEFYFFVDEATKLILKSTTTNRAGGKYQGTTVSLWDLLYSRYITEEKRRELVQQYKSGSITIERFLEIILTIIQQQTTTTSSSSTVTCQLPETKVDSGTTKTTITTTITETSEVQTFHGIRKDVTATELLESKVIDEELFKDLSAGKVTVTEVSELESVRKYLEGTNSIAGVYLQSTKEIMSIYQAKNKGLLTPGTSLVLLEAQAATGFVIDPVNNKKLSVEEAAAQGVVGSEWKNKLLSAERAVTGYKDPYTGNTISLFQALKKDLIVKDHGIRLLEAQIATGGIIDPVHSHRVPVQVAYERGYFDEEMNQILSDPDDDTKGFFDPNTQENLTYLQLVERCVTDPITGLSLLVIAKKGEFYFFVDEATKLILKSTTTNRAGGKYQGTTVSLWDLLYSRYITEEKRRELVQQYKSGSITIERFLEIILTIIQQQTTTTSSSSTVTCQPPETKVDSGTTKTTITTTITETSEVQTFHGIRKDVTATELLESKVIDEELFKDLSAGKVTVTEVSELESVRKYLEGTNSIAGVYLQSTKETMSIYQAKNKGLLTPGTSLVLLEAQAATGFVIDPVNNKKLSVEEAAAQGVVGSEWKNKLLSAERAVTGYKDPYTGNTISLFQALKKDLIVKDHGIRLLEAQIATGGIIDPVHSHRVPVQVAYQRGYFDEEMNQILSDPDDDTKGFFDPNTQENLTYLQLVERCVTDPITGLSLLVIAKKGEFYFFVDEATKLILKSTTTNRAGGKYQGTTVSLWDLLYSRYITEEKRRELVQQYKSGSITIERFLENILTIIQRQITTTSSSSTVTCQPPETKVDSGTTKTTITTTITETSEVQTFHGIRKDVTATELLESKVIDEELFKDLSAGKVTVTEVSELESVRKYLEGTNSIAGVYLQSTKETMSIYQAKNKGLLTPGTSLVLLEAQAATGFVIDPVNNKKLSVEEAAAQGVVGSEWKNKLLSAERAVTGYKDPYTGNTISLFQALKKDLIVKDHGIRLLEAQIATGGIIDPVHSHRVPVQVAYERGYFDEEMNQILSDADDDTKGFFDPNTQENLTYLQLVERCVTDPITGLSLLPLDK